One stretch of Caldilineales bacterium DNA includes these proteins:
- a CDS encoding tRNA pseudouridine(13) synthase TruD yields MPPLPFITADLPGCGGQIKAEPDHFIVEEVPLYPPDGEGEHLFVSLTRSGFTTRQVVDALAAGLGLRPDDIGYAGLKDRQARVTQVFSLPRVQPEDVRAVAAARGWECHWAAPHASKLRPGHLLGNRFTITILAPTAPETVPAIIDALQSRGLPNFFGAQRFGRYGDNAESGLAILTGQRRRPHQKWLARLLLSAYQSQLFNDYLTLRLSRGCFDRLLPGDLAKKTDTGGMFIVAEVETEQPRFDRGEITFTGPIFGYDTWGPEGAAAALEAEIMASSPVPPDAWRQHHLQGNRRPARLFLQPIDLQPHHLGLSLRFFLPKGAYATILLREILKTEPSALDDES; encoded by the coding sequence GTGCCTCCCCTCCCCTTCATCACCGCCGACCTGCCCGGCTGCGGCGGCCAGATCAAAGCCGAACCCGACCATTTCATCGTCGAGGAGGTCCCCCTCTACCCGCCCGACGGCGAAGGAGAGCACCTCTTCGTCTCCCTCACCCGGTCGGGATTCACCACCCGCCAGGTGGTGGACGCCCTGGCCGCCGGCCTCGGCCTGCGGCCCGACGACATCGGCTACGCCGGCCTCAAGGATCGGCAGGCGCGCGTCACCCAGGTCTTCTCGCTGCCGCGGGTGCAGCCAGAGGACGTACGGGCCGTGGCCGCGGCGCGGGGATGGGAGTGCCATTGGGCCGCGCCCCATGCCAGCAAACTGCGCCCCGGCCATCTCCTGGGCAACCGCTTCACCATCACCATCCTCGCCCCCACCGCGCCCGAAACAGTCCCGGCCATCATCGACGCCCTCCAGAGCCGCGGCCTGCCCAACTTCTTCGGCGCCCAACGCTTTGGGCGCTACGGCGACAACGCCGAATCCGGTCTGGCCATCCTCACCGGCCAACGCCGGCGCCCCCACCAAAAATGGCTGGCCCGGCTACTGCTCTCGGCCTACCAATCGCAGCTCTTCAACGACTACCTGACCCTGCGCCTGAGCCGCGGCTGCTTCGACCGGCTGCTCCCCGGCGACCTGGCCAAGAAAACCGACACCGGCGGCATGTTCATCGTCGCCGAGGTCGAGACCGAGCAACCCCGCTTCGACCGCGGCGAGATCACCTTCACCGGCCCCATCTTCGGCTACGACACCTGGGGGCCGGAAGGCGCCGCCGCCGCCCTCGAAGCCGAAATCATGGCCTCCAGCCCCGTCCCGCCCGACGCCTGGCGCCAACACCACCTGCAAGGCAACCGCCGTCCTGCCCGACTCTTCCTCCAGCCCATCGACCTGCAACCGCACCACTTGGGCCTCAGCCTGCGCTTCTTCCTGCCCAAAGGCGCCTACGCCACCATCCTCCTGCGCGAAATCCTGAAAACCGAACCCTCCGCTCTCGACGACGAATCCTGA
- a CDS encoding metallophosphoesterase, with protein sequence MPLLDTHRRSHYRILAVSDKVEPRIYGPNLRLSAPNVDFIVSCGDLPYYYLEYIVSVLDCPLYYVHGNHDRPEHRSSGQVAYEPSGGANLHLSLRLVHGLLIAGLEGSHRYNRNELYQYSQGAMWSQVIRLCPLLLRNRLLHGRSLDILITHSPPFGIHDAADQPHIGFRAFNFLIQRFRPRYHFHGHQHIYTQLETTRTQFEATEIVNVYPYRLLDLDFSQPG encoded by the coding sequence GTGCCCCTGCTCGACACCCACCGGCGCAGCCACTACCGCATCCTGGCCGTCAGCGACAAGGTCGAACCGCGCATCTACGGCCCCAACCTGCGCCTGTCCGCCCCCAACGTCGACTTCATCGTCAGCTGCGGCGACCTGCCCTACTACTATCTCGAATATATCGTCTCCGTCCTCGATTGCCCCCTCTACTACGTCCACGGCAACCACGACCGCCCCGAACATCGCTCCTCTGGCCAGGTGGCCTACGAACCCAGCGGCGGCGCCAACCTGCACCTGTCGTTGCGCCTTGTGCACGGCCTTCTCATCGCCGGGCTGGAGGGTTCACACCGCTACAACCGCAACGAACTCTATCAATACAGCCAGGGAGCCATGTGGAGCCAGGTCATCCGGCTTTGTCCGCTCCTGCTCCGCAACCGCCTGCTCCATGGCCGCAGCCTCGACATCCTCATCACCCACTCGCCCCCCTTCGGCATCCACGATGCCGCCGACCAGCCGCATATCGGCTTTCGCGCCTTCAACTTCCTGATCCAACGCTTCCGGCCCCGCTACCACTTCCACGGCCACCAACACATCTACACCCAGCTGGAAACGACCCGCACCCAGTTCGAGGCGACGGAAATCGTCAACGTCTACCCCTACCGCCTCCTCGACCTCGATTTCAGCCAACCGGGTTGA